A window of the Cucurbita pepo subsp. pepo cultivar mu-cu-16 chromosome LG01, ASM280686v2, whole genome shotgun sequence genome harbors these coding sequences:
- the LOC111795409 gene encoding mediator of RNA polymerase II transcription subunit 25-like, which yields MAEKQLIVVVEGTAAMGPFWQTVVSDYIEKIVRCFGGNETTGQKPPTSNVEFSLVMFHTHGSYCGCLVQRTGWTRDVDIFIQWLSAIPFSGGGFSDAAIAEGLAEALMMFPTQQNGGQNQQTMDMQKHCILVAASNPYPLPTPVYRPAVQNLEQHDNVEPGSSQSYAETVAKSFPQCFISLSVICPKQLPKLRAIYTAGKRNLRSADPPIDNVKTPSYLVLISENFVEARAALSRPGITSLPANQSPVKMDISPVVPVTGPPPTTTPSVNGPIINRQPVSVANVPPATVKVEPNTVTSMTNGSAYPPHMPSVVRAASQGVPSLQTSSPLSSQEMITNNESTQDLKPLVNGVPQTLRPVGPANVSILNNISQARVMSSATLNGGNSIGLTSMGQTPMAMHVSNMISSGMGSSVPAAQNVFSSSQSGMTSINGSTTLTQVAPNSGLSSLTSANNNISGNSNVSTSQAAGNLQGGPSVSQSVPGISQGNLAGTQVVQSGISMNQNVMSNLTQPGVSSGNGTMIPTPGMPQQVQNGMHSLGVNNAAANMPLSQHSAGALQPAQSKYVKFWEGNLSGQRQGQPVFITRMEGYRSASASEKLAANWPPTMQIVRLISQDHMNNKQYVGKADFLVFRAMNQHGFLGQLQEKKLCAVIQLPSQTLLLSVSDKACRLIGMLFPGDMVVFKPQIPSQQQQQQQMQQQLQQHPQMQQQHQLSQLQQHQQLPQMQQQQQQQQLTQMQQQQQQLPQLHQQQQQHPQLQQQQQQHPQLQQQQLPQLQQQQQQQHPQLQQQQQHPQVQQQQQQQQQQQHPQVQQQQQQQQQQQQQQQQQTQLSQLQSQQQIPQIQPQQQQMVAGGIGQSYGQGAGRSQLVSQGQVSSQGQSNMPGGTFMG from the exons ATGGCAGAGAAGCAGTTGATAGTAGTCGTTGAAGGTACCGCGGCCATGGGTCCCTTCTGGCAAACTGTCGTGTCCGATTACATCGAAAAGATCGTCAG ATGTTTCGGTGGAAATGAAACAACCGGGCAG AAACCACCAACCTCTAATGTCGAGTTCTCTCTGGTCATGTTTCATACTCATGGATCGTATTGTG GATGTCTAGTACAGCGGACTGGGTGGACAAGAGATGTTGATATTTTCATACAATGGCTTTCAGCTATTCCCTTTTCTGGTGGGGGTTTCAGTGACGCTGCAATAGCTGAAGGGCTTGCTGAAGCACTTATG ATGTTCCCaactcaacaaaatggtggcCAAAATCAACAAACTATGGATATGCAGAAGCACTGTATTCTTGTTGCTGCAAGTAATCCTTATCCCCTGCCAACGCCAGTATATAGACCAGCAGTGCAAAACTTGGAGCAACATGACAATGTTGAACCAGGGAGTTCTCAATCATATGCTGAGACAGTTGCTAAATCATTTCCTCAG TGCTTCATATCTCTGTCAGTTATTTGCCCCAAACAGCTTCCAAAACTAAGAGCAATTTACACTGCT GGAAAACGGAACCTCCGGTCAGCAGATCCACCTATTGATAATGTTAAAACCCCCTCATACCTTGTCTTGATCTCTGAAAATTTTGTGGAAGCCCGTGCAGCTTTAAGTCGTCCTGGAATTACTAGTTTGCCTGCAAACCAGAGTCCTGTGAAAATGGACATATCTCCTGTTGTGCCTGTTACTGGACCACCTCCAACCACTACTCCATCAG TAAATGGACCTATCATTAACCGGCAGCCAGTTTCTGTTGCTAATGTGCCTCCTGCTACTGTGAAAGTT GAACCAAATACTGTTACATCTATGACAAATGGATCTGCATATCCACCACATATGCCATCTGTTGTTCGTGCAGCTTCACAGGGAGTCCCTAGCTTGCAGACCTCTTCACCACTTTCTTCTCAGGAGATGATCACAAATAACGAGAGCACACAAGATCTTAAACCTCTAGTGAATGGCGTTCCACAGACTTTACGACCTGTGGGTCCTGCTAATGTTAGCATTCTGAATAATATTTCTCAAGCACGGGTGATGAGCTCTGCTACTTTAAATGGAGGAAATTCCATTGGACTTACGTCTATGGGTCAAACCCCAATGGCCATGCATGTATCCAATATGATATCCAGTGGAATGGGATCATCTGTGCCTGCTGCACAAAATGTATTTTCATCCAGTCAATCTGGTATGACATCAATAAATGGTTCTACAACTCTTACACAGGTTGCACCGAACTCAGGTCTAAGCTCACTTACTTCAGCAAATAACAACATTTCtggaaattcaaatgtttccACTTCACAAGCGGCAGGAAATCTCCAAGGTGGTCCTAGTGTGAGTCAATCAGTTCCTGGGATTAGCCAAGGAAATCTTGCAGGAACACAAGTGGTACAAAGTGGAATTAGCATGAACCAAAATGTTATGAGCAACTTAACCCAACCAGGTGTTTCTTCTGGAAATGGCACGATGATTCCTACTCCAGGAATGCCTCAACAAGTTCAAAATGGGATGCATTCACTTGGAGTGAACAATGCAGCAGCAAATATGCCATTATCACAGCATTCAGCAGGGGCTTTGCAACCAGCACAATCCAAATATGTGAAATTTTGGGAG GGAAATCTATCTGGGCAGAGACAAGGCCAGCCTGTTTTTATTACCAGAATGGAA GGTTACAGGAGTGCTTCAGCTTCTGAGAA GCTTGCAGCAAACTGGCCGCCGACAATGCAAATAGTTCGGCTTATCTCACAGGATCACATGAATAACAA GCAATATGTTGGAAAAGctgattttcttgttttccgAGCTATGAATCAGCATGGATTTCTTGGCCAGCTTCAAGAAAAGAAGCTT TGTGCAGTCATCCAGTTACCATCCCAAACTTTGCTGCTATCTGTTTCCGATAAGGCTTGCCGCTTGATCGGGATGCTTTTTCCAGGG GATATGGTTGTGTTTAAGCCACAAATACCCAGTCAACAGCAACAACAGCAGCAAATGCAACAACAGCTTCAACAACATCCGCAGATGCAGCAACAGCATCAGCTTTCTCAGCTGCAACAACATCAACAACTACCGCAAATGcaacaacagcagcagcagcagcagcttaCTCAGAtgcaacagcagcagcaacagctTCCTCAGTTGcaccagcagcagcagcagcatccTCAGCtacaacagcagcagcagcagcatccTCAGCTACAACAGCAGCAGCTTCCTCAGTtacaacagcagcagcagcagcagcatccTCAGCtacaacagcagcagcagcatccTCAGGTgcaacaacagcaacaacagcaacaacagcagcagcatcCTCAGGTgcaacaacagcaacaacagcaacagcagcagcagcagcagcagcagcagcaaacACAATTGTCACAGCTTCAAAGCCAGCAGCAGATTCCACAAATTCAGCCACAGCAGCAACAAATGGTCGCTGGTGGAATCGGTCAATCTTATGGTCAAGGTGCAGGGCGATCACAATTAGTTTCACAGGGACAAGTCTCTTCACAGGGTCAATCCAACATGCCTGGTGGAACCTTTATGGGTTGA